A region from the Cannabis sativa cultivar Pink pepper isolate KNU-18-1 chromosome 9, ASM2916894v1, whole genome shotgun sequence genome encodes:
- the LOC133031387 gene encoding uncharacterized protein LOC133031387: MLKSIRILLSIAAALDYEIWQMDVKTAFLNGLLEETIYMEQPEGYVLPGQENKVCKLNRSIYGLKQASRSWNKRFDEIIKTYGFHQNEDEPCVYQLKENQVVVFLVLYVDDILIIGNNVKKMTHFIFHHRCKELKLNHLMFADDVLLFCNGDYKSIIYLLQGLKLFSQTSGLQPNPSKSAIYCHGMHHSEMQRVLDASGFQKGELPFTYLGIPISPKRLSPKECSTLVEKMTQRIRAWSTRHISFAGRAVLINSVLLAIHTYWSQVMLLPKKVIKEIENICKAFLWKGQHMMIGAGQIAWEHVCQSKATGGIGFKKVAEWNKAAMFKYIWAIATKEDNLWVKWIHSVYIKDKEWWSYEIPQTGSWYWRKIVALKGLLLNLVDPTTFVLKKYIVADGYKWLCPTVSRVNWSNEVWNRLNTPKHSFVFWLAIQNRLKTRDRLLRFQIITDPSCLLCSGNAETCEHLFFQCPFSSDCLQQIKNWLGWKTPASSLWDLVRVIEKRSYSAFRKQVFAAACAALLYQIWRNRNARLWQKSHEDPKTIVQMIKHTCKNRIQSIWPKKVSISDTNWYSEL, translated from the exons atgctcaaatccatccgaattcttctctccatagctgccgctttagattatgaaatctggcaaatggatgtcaagacagcctttcttaatgggcttcttgaagaaaccatctatatggagcaaccagaaggttatgttcttcctgggcaggagaataaagtttgcaaattaaatagatccatatatgggcttaagcaagcttctcgctcatggaacaaaaggtttgatgagatcatcaagacctacggctttcatcagaatgaagatgaaccttgtgtttaccaactcaaggaaaaccaagtagtagtattcctggtcctttatgttgatgacattttgatcattggaaacaatgtcaagaaaatgactc ATTTCATTTTTCATCATAGATGTAAAGAGTTGAAGTTGAATCATCTCATGTTTGCGGATGATGTGCTCTTATTTTGCAATGGAGACTACAAGAGCATTATTTACTTGCTTCAAGGGCTCAAACTGTTTTCACAGACCTCAGGTTTGCAACCAAACCCTTCTAAATCTGCTATATACTGCCATGGTATGCATCATTCAGAGATGCAAAGGGTCCTGGATGCTTCAGGATTCCAGAAAGGAGAGCTTCCATTCACTTACTTAGGGATTCCTATCAGCCCTAAGAGACTTTCACCGAAGGAATGTTCTACTTTGGTTGAAAAGATGACACAGAGGATCAGAGCATGGAGTACTCGCCATATCTCATTTGCAGGTAGAGCTGTTCTAATCAACTCAGTTCTCTTGGCAATACACACTTATTGGAGCCAGGTAATGCTACTTCCAAAGAAGGTGATCAAAGAGATTGAAAATATTTGCAAAGCTTTCTTATGGAAGGGTCAACACATGATGATAGGAGCTGGGCAAATTGCTTGGGAACATGTTTGCCAATCAAAAGCTACTGGGGGGATTGGTTTCAAAAAAGTTGCTGAATGGAACAAAGCTGCAATGTTTAAGTATATATGGGCAATAGCAACAAAAGAGGATAACTTGTGGGTAAAATGGATACACAGTGTATACATTAAAGATAAAGAATGGTGGAGCTATGAGATTCCTCAAACAGGtagttggtattggaggaaGATTGTAGCTCTCAAGGGCCTACTATTgaacctagttgatcctacaaCCTTTGTTCTGAAAAAGTACATTGTTGCAGATGGTTACAAGTGGCTTTGCCCCACGGTTTCAAGGGTCAATTGGAGTAACGAAGTTTGGAACCGTTTGAATACCCCAAAGCACAGCTTTGTCTTCTGGCTTGCCATTCAAAATAGATTAAAGACCAGAGATAGGCTGCTCAGATTTCAGATCATCACAGATCCTTCATGCTTGCTTTGCTCGGGGAATGCTGAAACTTGTGAGCACTTGTTCTTTCAATGCCCTTTCTCTTCAGATTGCTTACAACAGATCAAGAACTGGCTGGGATGGAAGACACCAGCATCATCCTTATGGGACTTGGTGCGTGTAATAGAAAAAAGGTCATACTCTGCTTTCCGGAAGCAGGTTTTTGCTGCTGCTTGTGCTGCTCTTTTGTACCAAATATGGAGGAATAGGAATGCTCGACTGTGGCAGAAATCCCATGAAGATCCGAAGACAATTGTACAGATGATTAAACATACATGTAAGAATAGAATACAAAGTATATGGCCCAAAAAAGTGTCCATAAGTGATACAAATTGGTATAGTGAGTTGTAA